Proteins encoded within one genomic window of Camelina sativa cultivar DH55 chromosome 19, Cs, whole genome shotgun sequence:
- the LOC104767809 gene encoding DNA topoisomerase 2-like has product MATKLPLESSNNANVAKPRAAAAAGKTIEEMYQKKSQLEHILLRPDTYIGSIEKHTQSLWVYENEEMVYRPVTYVPGLYKIFDEILVNAADNKQRDPSMDSVQVVIDVEKNLISVCNTGDGVPVEIHQEEGIYVPEMIFGHLLTSSNYDDNVKKTTGGRNGYGAKLTNIFSTEFVIETADGKRLKKYKQVFENNMGKKSEPVITKCKKSENWTKVTFKPDLTKFNMTELESDVVALMSKRVFDIAGCLGKSVKVELNGKRIPVKSFTDYVDLYLNAANKSRTEPLPRMTEKVNDRWEICVSLSDGQFQQVSFVNSIATIKGGTHVDYVTSQITNYIVGIVNKKSKTANVKSHNVKNHLWVFVNALIDNPAFDSQTKETLTLRQSSFGSKCELSKDLLKKVEKSGVVENLLSWADFKQSKDLKKSDGAKTGRVVVEKLEDANEAGGKNSKNCTLILTEGDSAKSLAMAGMSEVGQDYYGVFPLRGKLLNVREASTTQITNNKEIENLKKILGLKQHMKYENVNSLRYGHMMIMTDQDHDGSHIKGLLINFIHSFWPSLLKVPSFIVEFITPIVKAKHKKTKKVLSFFSMPEYEDWKESLRGNATGWTIKYYKGLGTSDKVEAKEYFSNLSLHKKDFVWEDEQDGEAIELAFSKKKIEARKNWLSNYVPGTHLDQREPKVTYSDFVNKELILFSMADLQRSIPSMVDGLKPGQRKILFCAFKKNLVKEIKVAQFVGYVSENSAYHHGEQSLSSTIIGMAQDYLGSNNINLLKPNGQFGTRASGGKDAASARYIFTELSPATRILFPKDDDVLLDYLNEDGQKIEPTWYMPIIPTVLVNGSEGIGTGWSTFIPNYNPREIVANIRRRLNGESVVPMDPWYRGFKGTIEKTASKEGGCTYTITGLYEEVDDTTISITELPIRRWTDDYKQFLQSLKTDNGAPFLQDVRSYSDTSSVSFDLKLSEENMLEARQEGFLKKFKLTTTISTSNMHLFDKKGVIKKYASSEQIVEEFFDLRHEYYEKRKDTMLRNLELELLKLENKVKFILGVVSGEIIVNNRKKADLVEDLRQRGFTPFPKKLMPVEAAVAGAVDAAEESEESSVDPADSADTYIPGSEYDYLLAMAIGSLTIEKVQELLSDRDKMIETVEDLKKHTPRSLWLRDLDSLDKELDKLDQADAKAEIDRKVALEKIRASSGAPVKAKKQAPKKPVAKKTTKKASESETTEASCSAMDTDNNVAEVVKPKGREGGAKKKAPAAKEVQEDEMLDLAQRLAQYNFGPAAADSSKATETGKAIDVDDDDDDDDDVVVEVAAPAKXTLSCGVDPETLSCGVEVVLGTLLGGFIGMEFTGLLQHRT; this is encoded by the exons ATGGCTACCAAGCTCCCGCTTGAATCCAGCAACAACGCCAATGTCGCGAAACCTCgagccgccgccgccgccgggAAGACGATCGAGGAAATGTATCAGAAGAAATCGCAGCTGGAACACATCCTTCTCCGTCCTGATACCTACATCGGATCAATTGAGAAACACACCCAATCGCTTTGGGTGTATGAGAACGAAGAGATGGTTTATCGTCCTGTTACCTACGTTCCTGGATTGTATAAGATCTTTGATGAGATTCTCGTGAACGCCGCCGATAACAAACAGAGAGATCCGTCGATGGATTCTGTGCAAGTTGTGATCGATGTTGAGAAGAATCTGATTAGTGTTTGTAACACTGGAGATGGAGTTCCTGTGGAGATTCATCAGGAAGAAGGTATCTATGTGCCTGAGATGATTTTTGGTCATTTGTTGACGAGTAGTAACTACGATGATAATGTGAAGAAGACCACTGGTGGAAGAAACGGTTATGGTGCTAAGCTTACTAATATCTTCTCTACTGAGTTCGTCATAGAGACTGCTGACGGGAAGAGACTCAAGAAGTATAAGCAG gtcTTTGAGAACAACATGGGGAAGAAGTCAGAACCAGTTATAACCAAGTGCAAGAAGAGTGAGAACTGGACGAAGGTTACATTCAAACCAGATTTGACGAAGTTTAACATGACTGAGTTGGAGAGCGATGTGGTTGCTTTAATGAGTAAGCGAGTGTTTGATATTGCTGGATGTTTGGGGAAGTCTGTCAAAGTTGAGCTGAATGGCAAACGAATACCAGTCAAGTCATTCACTGACTATGTGGATTTGTACCTAAATGCGGCTAACAAATCAAGGACTGAGCCTCTCCCAAG GATGACTGAGAAAGTTAATGACAGATGGGAAATTTGTGTTAGCTTAAGTGATGGACAGTTTCAGCAG GTCAGCTTCGTCAACTCTATAGCAACGATCAAGGGTGGTACTCATGTTGATTATGTGACGAGTCAGATCACAAACTATATTGTGGGTATTGTaaacaaaaagagtaaaacCGCTAACGTTAAGTCCCATAATGTGAAGAACCATCTGTGGGTGTTTGTCAATGCACTGATTGACAATCCTGCTTTTGATtcccaaacaaaagaaactctGACTCTTCGACAGAGCAGTTTCGGATCCAAATGTGAGCTTTCAAAAGATCTTCTGAAGAAAG TGGAAAAATCTGGCGTAGTGGAGAATCTGCTTTCATGGGCCGATTTCAAGCAGAGCAAAGACCTAAAGAAAAGTGATGGAGCCAAAACAGGGAGGGTTGTAGTTGAGAAGTTAGAGGATGCAAACGAAGCTGGAGGGAAGAACTCTAAAAACTGTACGTTGATTTTGACTGAAGGTGATTCAGCCAAAAGTCTAGCT ATGGCGGGTATGTCTGAAGTGGGTCAAGACTATTATGGTGTGTTTCCGCTTCGAGGAAAGCTATTGAATGTTAGGGAAGCCAGCACCACTCAGATTACAAACAATAAGGAAATtgagaacttaaaaaaaattcttgggCTAAAGCAACATATGAAGTACGAGAATGTTAACTCATTGAGATATGGCCATATGATGATCATGACTGATCAA GATCATGATGGTTCCCATATAAAGGGGCTCCTAATCAATTTTATCCACTCTTTCTGGCCGTCGTTACTCAAAGTTCCATCATTCATAGTTGAGTTTATAACACCCATTGTGAAG GCTAAGCACAAGAAGACTAAAaaagttttgtcatttttctcaATGCCTGAGTACGAAGACTGGAAAGAAAGTCTGAGGGGTAATGCAACCGGATGGACTATCAAATACTACAAG GGGTTGGGTACAAGTGATAAGGTGGAGGCGAAAGAGTACTTTAGTAATCTTAGTCTTCACAAAAAGGATTTTGTTTGGGAGGATGAACAAGATGGAGAAGCCATTGAACTTGCTTTCAGTAAAAAGAAGATTGAAGCCCGAAAAAATTGGCTTTCGAACTATGTG CCTGGCACTCATCTTGATCAGAGAGAACCGAAAGTTACATACAGTGACTTCGTGAACAAAGAACTGATCTTGTTCTCCATGGCGGATCTTCAACGGTCAATTCCCTCAATGGTTGATGGGCTCAAGCCCGGTCAGAGAAAGATACTTTTCTGTGCATTCAAGAAAAACTTAGTTAAAGAAATTAAGGTTGCCCAATTCGTTGGTTATGTATCGGAGAATTCAGCTTATCATCATGGCGAGCAGAGTCTTTCCAGCACTATCATAGGCATGGCACAGGATTACTTGGGCAGCAACAATATCAACTTACTTAAACCAAATGGCCAATTTGGTACACGAGCTTCG GGTGGAAAAGATGCAGCTAGTGCAAGATACATTTTCACTGAACTCTCTCCTGCAACAAGGATCTTGTTTCCCAAGGATGATGATGTCCTACTTGATTACTTGAACGAAGATGGGCAAAAGATAGAGCCAACTTG GTACATGCCCATAATTCCAACTGTACTTGTCAATGGCTCTGAAGGCATTGGAACTGGGTGGAGCACGTTCATACCGAACTACAACCCTAGAGAGATTGTTGCTAACATAAGGCGTCGACTCAATGGTGAAAGTGTGGTTCCTATGGATCCTTGGTATAGAGGTTTTAAAGGAACTATTGAGAAAACTGCGTCCAAGGAAGGTGGATGTACCTACACAATCACTGGTCTATATGAGGAAGTTGATGACACAACTATTAGCATTACGGAGCTGCCCATCAGGAGGTGGACTGATGATTATAAACAATTCTTGCAGTCATTAAAGACAGATAATGGTGCCCCCTTTCTCCAG GACGTCAGGTCATACAGTGACACTTCATCTGTGAGTTTTGACCTTAAATTGAGTGAAGAGAACATGCTGGAGGCTCGGCAAGAGGGCTTTCTTAAGAAATTCAAACTCACCACGACAATCTCTACAAGTAATATGCATCTCTTTGATAAAAAAGGTGTCATAAAGAAATATGCGTCTTCAGAACAAA TCGTTGAAGAGTTCTTTGACCTCAGGCATGAATACTATGAGAAGAGAAAG GATACTATGCTGAGGAATCTGGAACTTGAGCTGCtgaaactagaaaacaaagTGAAGTTCATTCTTGGAGTTGTCAGTGGAGAAATCATAGTGAATAATAGAAAGAAAGCTGATCTTGTTGAGGACTTGAGACAGAGAGGGTTTACACCATTTCCGAAGAAGTTAATGCCTGTAGAAGCTGCAGTTGCTGGAGCAGTTGATGCAGCTGAAGAATCTGAAGAAAGCTCAGTGGATCCTGCAGATTCCGCAGACACTTATATACCTGGCTCAGAGTATGACTACCTATTGGCAATGGCTATAGGATCGTTGACTATAGAGAAAGTCCAGGAGTTATTGTCAGACAGAGATAAAATGATTGAAACAGTTGAAGACTTGAAAAAACACACGCCGAGATCCCTCTGGCTCAGAGACCTGGACTCTCTTGACAAGGAGCTAGAT AAACTTGATCAGGCCGATGCTAAAGCCGAAATAGACAGAAAGGTAGCACTGGAAAAAATCAGGGCCAGTTCTGGAGCACCAGTAAAGGCTAAAAAACAGGCGCCAAAGAAACCGGTAGCAAAGAAGACCACAAAGAAAGCCAGTGAATCCGAAACAACAGAGGCTTCCTGTTCAGCAATGGATACTG ATAACAACGTAGCAGAAGTGGTGAAGCCAAAAGGGAGAGAAGGAGGAGCCAAAAAGAAGGCCCCAGCTGCAAAG gaggTTCAGGAGGATGAAATGTTGGATCTAGCACAACGGCTTGCTCAATACAATTTTGGCCCAGCAGCTGCGGATTCAAGCA AAGCAACTGAAACAGGGAAAGCAATCGACGtggacgatgatgatgatgatgatgatgacgtggTAGTTGAGGTAGCTGCACCAGCAAAGANAACGTTAAGTTGTGGAGTCGACCCGGAAACGTTAAGTTGCGGAGTCGAGGTGGTTCTTGGTACTCTTCTGGGAGGATTCATTGGAATGGAGTTCACGGGTTTGCTGCAGCATCGAACCTGA